In one window of Dromaius novaehollandiae isolate bDroNov1 chromosome W, bDroNov1.hap1, whole genome shotgun sequence DNA:
- the LOC112992403 gene encoding serum response factor-binding protein 1 isoform X5: MMLRCSFSYIRMEIKPNSTATERAIARLATHPILKSKIADLKAAVKAFKDARKKPAQTHLSIKDKPEEHPKSAQHLNSNVDDQVLKVVQKEQACEDKTKMSMKIGANTKKELCVSDYKQKIVESEKAYTPNEVSLQAAERQAVPQNKVGKKFDYPKRKKTISMNKFTATKESVSDVSDLEQLNEEYFDDSTEERFYNQTSDSDNDSNDDFFIGKVKRKKKIAAVGDFSSIKEKNKPQEKILKKEKSTMPRTAQDLIGEEGKLHAKARKLESVFCSSLSTPNQKSQNRRNTKDQPPKNRRTAFPKKEPQLRKHQFAEAAAIKCKNKKACLEQPLHPSWEASKKRREQMSQITAFQGKRIKFDD, encoded by the exons CCAAATTCTACCGCAACTGAGCGAGCCATTGCAAGACTTGCAACGCACCCCATCTTGAAATCAAAAATTGCTGACCTTAAAG CTGCTGTAAAAGCTTTTAAGGATGCAAGAAAGAAACCAGCCCAAACCCATCTTTCAATAAAGGATAAACCAGAAGAACACCCTAAGTCAGCGCAACATCTCAATAGCAATGTGGATGACCAAGTTCTTAAAGTAGTTCAAAAAGAGCAAGCAtgtgaagacaaaacaaaaatgagtatGAAAATAGGAGCTAACACAAAGAAAGAACTTTGTGTGAGTGATTATAAGCAGAAAATTGTGGAAAGTGAGAAAGCATACACTCCAAACGAAGTTTCATTACAGGCAGCAGAAAGGCAAGCAGTCCCTCAGAATAAAGTAGGAAAGAAATTTGActatccaaaaaggaaaaaaactataaGCATGAACAAATTCACTGCAACAAAAGAATCAGTTAGTGATGTTAGTGACCTGGAACAACTTAATGAAGAGTACTTTGATGATAGTACTGAAGAAAGGTTTTATAACCAGACATCGGACTCTGACAATGATAGCAATGATGATTTCTTCATTggcaaagtaaaaagaaagaaaaagatagcagCAGTTGGTGACTTTTCTTcaataaaggaaaagaacaaaccacaggaaaagatactgaagaaagaaaagagcacaaTGCCTAGGACAGCGCAAGATTTGATCGGAGAAGAAGGAAAGCTACATGCAAAAGCAAGGAAGCTAGAATCAGTGTTCTGCAGTTCTCTGTCTACCCCTAATCAGAAGTCCCAAAATAGAAG aaataCTAAGGACCAGCCTCccaaaaacagaagaacag CTTTTCCTAAAAAGGAACCACAGCTCAGGAAGCATCAATTTGCTGAAGCTGCAGctattaaatgcaaaaataaaaaagcatgtttGGAGCAGCCTCTTCATCCTTCGTGGGAAGCAAGCAAGAAACGTCGGGAACAAATGTCTCAAATTACAGCATTCCAGGGAAAAAGGATTAAATTTGATGACTAG